The proteins below come from a single Mucilaginibacter mali genomic window:
- a CDS encoding type II toxin-antitoxin system RelE/ParE family toxin, producing MVVVWEKKATKELHKAYLYILLESLQNAEMVRDDIIDHTINLAKDPEKYPLDKFKKDNDGTWRAFEVHHYRISYRVTTDEISIVRLRHTSRSPLAY from the coding sequence ATGGTAGTTGTTTGGGAAAAAAAGGCAACGAAGGAATTACACAAAGCCTATTTGTATATTTTACTGGAATCGTTGCAAAATGCCGAAATGGTTCGTGATGACATTATCGACCACACCATAAATTTGGCAAAAGACCCCGAGAAATATCCCCTTGATAAATTCAAAAAAGACAATGACGGCACATGGCGTGCTTTCGAAGTACATCACTACCGCATATCATATCGGGTAACTACAGATGAAATTAGTATTGTTCGTTTAAGGCATACCAGCAGATCTCCTTTAGCTTATTAA